One segment of Panicum virgatum strain AP13 chromosome 3K, P.virgatum_v5, whole genome shotgun sequence DNA contains the following:
- the LOC120700375 gene encoding MADS-box transcription factor 33-like translates to MYNDLQGAFKWRAAMQPILAKDHIPLKVDCYIKAGCVTACVLDLRGTRSQCLLTISAMLQGQSKVKVICRQRETMVRGKVQMRRIENPVHRRVTFSKRREGLLKKARELSVLCGADVGVIIFSSTGKVHDLATNGNMQSLVERYQSISQQEVKWKARIYKARSQINQSRSIGGGEENMRLDRLHVLEKGLELWYWQTRSTKARLPFYFQTFHIRHKTNLKHLLSDADHAARNSSS, encoded by the exons ATGTACAATGACCTGCAAGGTGCTTTCAAGTGGCGTGCAGCAATGCAACCAATACTGGCCAAAGATCATATTCCCTTGAAGGTGGATTGCTATATAAAAGCAGGTTGTGTCACTGCATGTGTGTTAGACTTGAGAGGAACGCGAAGCCAGTGCCTGCTTACGATTAGTGCCATGCTTCAAGGCCAATCCAAAGTGAAGGTTATCTGCAGGCAGAGAGAAACGATGGTTAGAGGGAAGGTGCAAATGCGACGAATTGAGAACCCTGTCCATAGAAGGGTAACCTTCTCCAAGCGACGGGAAGGACTACTCAAGAAGGCAAGAGAACTCTCAGTGCTTTGTGGTGCTGATGTAGGTGTCATCATATTTTCCTCTACTGGGAAAGTCCATGATCTGGCAACTAATGG AAATATGCAAAGCTTGGTAGAGAGGTACCAGAGCATATCGCAGCAAGAGGTAAAATGGAAAGCAAGAATCTACAAAGCCAGGtcg CAAATAAATCAAAGCAGGTCCATTGGAGGGGGTGAAGAGAACATGAGACTGGATAGACTGCATGTGCTAGAGAAAGGTCTTGAACTATGGTATTGGCAAACACGCTCCACAAAGGCAAGACTCCCCTTCTATTTTCAAACTTTTCACATTAGGCACAAAACCAATTTGAAACATCTTTTATCAGATGCAGATCATGCAGCAAGAAATTCAAGTTCTTAA
- the LOC120696941 gene encoding uncharacterized protein LOC120696941, whose product MAAHAGTLAPPLPLPLPLRLPPRPHPRPRLLNPASSSSSLLPRARRLAVACAASGGDGGPPAEGDKERKGPALPALSEIRWGDLLSPEPANATTVVLTGALAWAGASLLLQLLLIFATIFAAAIKYSFVAAILLFILIALL is encoded by the coding sequence ATGGCGGCACACGCCGGGACCCTAGCtccacccctccccctccccctcccactCCGCCTCCCGCCTCGCCCGCACCCCCGCCCCAGACTCCTCAAcccagcctcctcctcctcctcgctcctccCGCGAGCCCGCCGCCTCGCGGTCGCCTGCGCGGCCTccggcggggacggcgggcCCCCGGCGGAGGGGGACAAGGAGCGGAAGGGCCCGGCCCTCCCGGCGCTCTCGGAGATCCGGTGGGGCGACCTGCTGTCCCCGGAGCCCGCCAACGCCACGACCGTCGTGCTCACCGGCGCGCTCGCCTGGGCCGGCGcctcgctgctgctgcagctcctGCTCATCTTCGCCACCAtctttgccgccgccatcaagTACTCCTTCGTCGCCGCGATCCTACTTTTCATCCTCATCGCGCTCCTCTGA